ATTCTGTGATACTTTGGCCTCACAGGGGAAGAGGATCTTCGCTTGCTTGGACCTGGGGAGGGGCCGTGGGGATGACAAAGATGGCCTTGCCCCACTATGCTTCTTTTATATGGAAACAGATGCTCAGAGGAAATTAGTAACTAAAACTGGGTAAGAACAGTACCTGGAAGCGGTGGTAAATGACGGGTGGGTTGTTTCAGCTACTCTCACGAGGTCCAGGAGTCCTCCCACAGGGGCACAAGTCAATAACTGCCTTTATTAGCCTTATGAATTAGAAATcaggttagaaaaaaataatgtatggggcacctggggagctctgttggtgaagcatctgccctcggctcaggtcgtgatctcggggtcctgggatctagtcctgcattgggctccctgcctagcggggactctgcttctccctctccctctgcccctccctgctgtttgtgctctctaagaaataaaatattttttaaaagaaagaaaaaaaatagattatatatgTTAAgaaatttgtaggttttttttttttttttttacagaaagccctatatccaatgtggggcttgaactcacaaccccgaaatCAGGAGCCACAGGCCCTATGTGGCTCTACCCGTTGGGCCAGCTGAGTGCGCTGGAAACTCGCTGATCCCAGCAGAGTAGCCGTGAATAGTTTACACGTGTTTCTCGCAGCGCACGAGGAGAAACGTGAGGATGGTGGCGCTCCTCAGACCCCACTAGGACCCGAGGTTTCTCGCGTGTTGGCGGCAGGGCGGCTCTGCTGCCGCGTGTGTATCCGATGCTCAGTACCGAAACCCTGTTCACTCTGCCTTCCTGTcgtgctttattttttcctctttcacagcgtttatttctgtttttcagatcCAGGACGACTGGAAGTATGTTGCCATGGTCATCGACCGCATTTTTCTGTGGGTTTTCATCCTGGTGTGCATTCTGGGCACCGCGGGGCTGTTTCTGCAACCCCTGCTGGCCAGGGACGACGCCTGAGCGCCCAGCGCTTGCTGGGGGCCGTTCTCGTGGGGGGGATGGGCGGCTCTCCCGTGGGGAAGTGCACGGATCCGCGGCTGTTGCCATCTTCATCCTCTCTGGGCGCGCAGGTCCTGGTGGGACACACCGTGGCGCTGCCAcgcagtccccccccccccccccccccccgcgcccagGTGCTCGGCTTGTAGGACCTCGCCTACCTTGCCCCACACGAGCCAACGCGCAGGGTCTGTCCTTCTGTGACCAGCCTATTTCATGGATCAGAATGTCCTCAAGGCTCCGCCGTGTCGCAGCAGGTGTCAGACGTCCTTGTCTCCAAGGCTGAGGACGCTCCTGCGTGTGTAGCGGCTTCGAGGGCCACTTGGGCGGCTCCGCAGTGCGGCTGCCACCGGTCGTGCTGCTGTGAACCGGCCGGACAGGGACGTGTTGGAGGCCCTGCCTTCCGTTCTCTGGGGTCCGTGCCCAGCCGTGGATTGGCTCCCGCAGTaaccctatttttaactttttgcggAAGTTAAAGTTAAACAGCCTCCTGTTTTGCACCGTGGCTGCACCATGTCGCACTCCCCGAGGGCTCGGTCCCCGCATCCGCATCAGCACTGGTTCCCTGATAACAGCCGACACCTCcctgcggttttgatttgcatttacgtGATGATGAGTCACGCTGAGCATCCTCTCCCGTGCCTGTGGGCTGTGTgtcatcttctttggagagatgtcgtCTGTTCAGGCCCTTTTTCATTTCTCAACTGAGCTGTTTGGgttattttgttaagttttagGAGTTCTCTAATTATTCCAGATGCTAACCTCCTATCAGACatgtggtttgtaaatattttctctcactctgtgggttgtcttttcacccTGTGGAGTGTCTTCTGATGCACaaaatcttaaattttcattaattCCAGTTTGTCAGTTTTTTGTCACCTGTGCTCTTTTGTGTCAcatccaagaaatcactgccaacTCAAGTGTTGTAAAgaatttctcctgttttcttccaagagttttattGGCTTTCTCCCATCTCCTATCATCAAGCTACCAGCATTGTTTGTGGCATTTCAAGGTTTGCTTATTTATCCAGTTGTCTAGATTTTATCAAAAAGGATTCATGCAGGAAAAACGTCAAGCGTATTTATTATAGATGAATGAAAATTTAAGCAGCCTTTTTGGTaaagaaatgtcaaaatacaGTTTTTCTGCAATGTTAAGTAGTATGCTCTACTACAGAATATGTAAAAGTGGCCTAAATAAGAAAACCGTTTCCGTGTTTGTAGTGAGTGGTTGAGGCCTAACTGAACAGGAAAACTTGTTCAGAAATGCGAGCCTCTGTTTGGGTCAGTATCACAGGTTTCCCGAGGGTTTTCTTGGGTAGCTGCAATCTCCTCAAAGTTCGGGACTATTTCAGCAACACCCCGCCTGCTGCCTCCGGGACCCCAGCACCCCGGTCCGCCGCGCCCCACCACGGAGCCTGCGCCCCTAGCCCGCATCGGCCCTGGGGCCTGCGTGTGAGGAGCTGGCCTGGCGTCGCAGTCACGGCCGGCAACGCCCTGGCCAGCAGTTCCCGGCCTGGGCTGCACCGGTGTTTCCGCCAGATAGTGCGGCGCTCGAAGGACTGTCCTGTACATCGTGGGACCTTCAGGCCCCCCGGCCTGTGCCCGCTAGACGCCAGTGACACGGCCCCGGTCCCCTGCCGGTCgggcaaccaaaaatgtctccaaaacccaggtgtcccctggagGGCAAAACTGCCAGATCGAGAACCGCTGCCGTGGAGCCTCGTGTGCTGCAGGCGGCGGGTGAGCAGGCGCCACGAGGAGGGGGGCTTTGCGGAGACCAGCTCGATCTCCCCCTCAGTCATTCTGATGCTTTGGCTGCAGAAATAAAACTGACGAAATTGCAGGCGGCTGTGACTCGTGTTTCAGGAGGTCAGAGGGAGATTTCTGTAAAATGTGTTTCCTTACAGAACCTTAAATAACAGTACCGCGGACTGAGGAGGCACCAGGGATAGATAGCTACCGGGCATTCACACTCCTCAAACCGAACGATCACTTGTGAAATGACCGTGAGCGTGTGCCTGGGATCGAACACAGGGAGGAGGCCCGCCTCTGCCTTCCCGCGTTGGCTCGCCCCCGGACGGCTACCACTAGACAGAAGGCACTGGTTCTCTCCGGAGCTAGGAGCTGCGTCAGAGGCAGCAGCGCTTTCATCTGTGCTCTCCCCGGCCCAGCGGCTCGCGCCACCGAGATGCAGAGTCTGGCTCCTTCGCCTGGGACGGACCGTCCGTCCTGAGGACGGTGACGCAGTGAGAGGCCGAGGCTGTGACCTCTGCAGGCCCTCGCAACCGGAAGGCTCTAGCGCTGCTACTGTTGGGACCACGGAATCCCACGTGTAGCGAGGTGCTTCTACCACCTAGAAACCACCTTTCATCTCGGAGGATGGCTTCTTCACAGTACAATTTGATAGTATCcatagacttttctttttttaagttttaaaactggGATTCACTTAATTGCAGAGGACTGTTCTAAGATGAAGAATACAGAAATGCTACAATTTATACAGAAGATGATTAATTGTGGAAAATGTAGACAAAGGGCTTGGAATTAATGTTAAGGAGGTATTAGCACATGTCCACAGGGGTTGTCTATTGTATGATTTTGTAATGGACAGCAAgctacaaaaataatacaataattgtTCAGTTGGAGCAGCTAAGGAAAAAAGTAAGCCTTAAAGGAATTCCCATTTTTGAAAATGTCAGTCATAGAAACTCAGCATCACATTAAGTCGTGATCAAACCACGTAGCTCGCTTACTGAGCACAGCAGCAGAACCCACGCCGAAGGCCGGCCGCTCCCCACGGATACAGGACAGAGACTTAAAATGTGTACCTTTACCAAACGCAGGAAAAGCTCTGAAATCAATCTCCAAATGCAACCGGAGTTTTCTGACACAATCAAAAGATGAGCTTCACTTTTGATTACAAAGGGTGTTATTTGCCATGATCCACATGTGATTTTCTCACTAGCACAGTTCATATACTCTCCTGCTATTTTTGGACCAGATGTGGAGTCAGCAAGTGCTTCAGTCATGCAGGTAAAATGTTCCAGTGGACAGTCTATTAAGATAAACCTATGTTAGCAACTGTTACTCTGCTAAGGCTGCCATCCAATTTTAGGCACAATTTACATTTTCTAACTTTATAGTGTCCACAGCTACGTATGCCTTTGGTAACTACGGCCCCTTGGGAAGCATCACTTATTTGCATCTCCAATGTGAACCGGGACTATGATGTTTGCCCACTTATAAATAACAGGGACGAAAAGCCCAAGAGATCCAACCACTGAAACCAGAAGAAAAGTCCACAGAAACATCCGATCAAGCACCTGCGCTATGAATTTCCAATCTTCAACGACCtgttgcaaaaaaagaaaaaaaaaaaccacacatacaTTAAATACATGATTTAAAATTGCGCGATTACCCTAAGATACTACACACGAGGTTAGAGGCGAGATGAGTTTCCACTTCGCAGCAGTGAAGAACCCTGCGCTCAGCTCGAGGACACACTTCCCGGCAGGGACTCCACAAGCTTTCAGACATGCCACGCAGTCTATTAATTCACACTTGGATTTGTCATAGATTACAAGTGGCATATTTTgatagatttttaataaaaatcaggaatatactacttattttataataaactaaaatCTCTTTGATTCTTATTATATAgttatttctgttatttgttCTTGCCCACCGCTGTGTacttattttagttttcaaagaGAATCCAGCCTGAACCTAATTAATTTCAAGCCAAATTAAAAGTTGGTTCGGAATAATAACTATTAGCGGTTAatcttcttccccaccccacaaCCTGCATTATTTAGTTTTGGATTCCCTGGGGGTCATTTTAATCTAAACTCATGAATTCAGATCTGCCGGCCTGGACCTCACTTCATCCCTCATTTTGCAGCCTGAGCAGGAAGCGAGCTCCGCAGTTGTGAGCGACCTCAAGGGAAGGGCAGACAGACCAGCCCCTGAGCTCCAGGGACTGCCCTCACCCCTGCCTTTGTGAAGCAGGAGGTCCCCCACGGGAGCTCCGCCCCCCAGTTGTGGGATAATGTGGACTTCAGGGGGCTGTAAACACTCTACTTtccctgaaaataaaatctatttactGGCTCCAGGGGGATGGGCCCTGGCCCTTATGCATAATAACACTTTATAGACATTCATTAAATCCCAtctcaggggatccctgcgtggctcagtggtttggcgcctgccttcggtctggggcgtgatcctggagacctggtatcgagtcccgtgttgggctccctgcatggagcctgcttctccctctgcctgtgtctctgcctcttgctctctctgtgtctctcatgaataaataaaatctttaaaaaaaaaaaaatcccatctcaATCCAAATCATTATTCAACTAACACCTATATGTTTTAAGTCTCCATCGATCGCTTCAGACCTCATAAACTAATCATACTACCATGAAATAGAAACTTTGTAAGTCCACAAGCATTAAAAGGTTTTCAGAAATATATGTCTATATGTTCCTTCTAGGGGAGGGCTGTGATTTTACCAGATTTGCTTTGATGCTTCCCACACCTGCTacaaatttttccatttaaaaaaggCTTCAGAAATGAGAATTCAGATAATTTTCATGGGAATATTCAAAACAGATTCAATTATAAAAACACtaggtttgggatccctgggtggcacagcggtttggcacctgcctttggcccagggcgtgatcctggagacccaggatcgaatcccacgtcaggctcccggtgcatggagcctgcttctccctctgtgtctctgcctctctctctctctctctctctctctctctctgtgactatcataaaaaaaaaaaaaaaaaaaaaaaacactaggtTCATAGCTTCAAAAAATTACACAAGAGAAAGAATAGTGACAAGACTGAAAtttgacattttgaaagaaaatctaATTACATTAGTAGAATGTATTCATGTtcaattcttatattttaaatcttttttttatattttaaatcttaaataagaAGTCAATGAGTTATCTTTCCCTAATAAagttttatgtgaatttttatttttaagcaaattaaGCATACTCTTAAGCGCTGTTACTAAGCTTCACATGAACACTTTGACATATGATAGATGACACCGAGAATACCTGACTGCTTTTAATTTCACTGACATTCTCTtgtaaatgaacaacaaaaagacatattctagaaaaaaaatatctcgGTGATGTTTATAAAGCCTACACGAGGctcactcattaaaaaataacttgtgaTAAATGATCGTGCCAAGTTGTACCTCCGGATTGGCACAGACTCAGACACAAGGTAGGTAAGTGAAAGCAACCCCGCAAGACCACGGCGGGATTGTTACTCCTCTACACGGTAGGAGCAGCTGGGGGACCTGGGAAGCGAGGCCTGGGGACGCCCCCGCGGGTGACGAGGCCAAGCTCTCCGCCGGCAGCAGGCCGCACCCCCACCCTCGACCCGAGCCACCAGCTCCCCGGCCTTGCAGGCGCACGAGCATCCGTAAGCACCACGTGTCACAGACCTCACGGACGTCGTTCTCCTTCCTGACGTGCCTGGTGATGTAGCGGATCGAATCAAGCGCGGCTTCCAACGTGTTTCTCGGAGCCCCcgggctccccgcgcccccggtCCCCGCCTGGGCGAAGTACCTGTCTGCGTGGCTTCTCATGCAGAGCACCTTGGGGAGCTTGTGGAGAAAGATCTTGCGCACCCAGGGTGCCATGGCGTCGTGCGTCGAGGAGGAACGGTGGTGGATGTTGATGGCGAAGACGGTTACCATGATGGACAGAGTCACGAAAATCATGGTGAACACCAGGTACTCTCCGATCAGGGGGATCACTTTGGAAGATGAGGGTATGATCTCCTCGATCACCAGCAGGAAGACAGTCAGAGAGACCAGGACTGACGTGCAGAGGCAGATCTTCTCGCCCTCGTTGGAAGGGAGGTAGAAGACCAGCACTGTTAAAAacgagagcccgatgcagggt
The nucleotide sequence above comes from Canis lupus baileyi chromosome 14, mCanLup2.hap1, whole genome shotgun sequence. Encoded proteins:
- the CHRNA5 gene encoding neuronal acetylcholine receptor subunit alpha-5 isoform X4; this translates as MTTNVWLKQEWTDVKLRWRPGDYGGIKVIRVPSDSLWTPDIVLFDNADGRFEGTSTKAVVRYDGTVTWTPPANYKSSCTIDVTFFPFDVQNCSMKFGSWTYDGSQVDIILEDQDVDKRDFFDNGEWEIVSATGSRGNRTDSACWYPYVTYSFVIKRLPLFYTLFLIIPCIGLSFLTVLVFYLPSNEGEKICLCTSVLVSLTVFLLVIEEIIPSSSKVIPLIGEYLVFTMIFVTLSIMVTVFAINIHHRSSSTHDAMAPWVRKIFLHKLPKVLCMRSHADRYFAQAGTGGAGSPGAPRNTLEAALDSIRYITRHVRKENDVREVVEDWKFIAQVLDRMFLWTFLLVSVVGSLGLFVPVIYKWANIIVPVHIGDANK